The genomic DNA ATCCAATCGGCCAGACCCGCATCCACGGCGCGCGCATACGCGCACACGACGTTGCGCATCACGTGACCGTTTTCCGGCATATTGTCGCAAGACATAACGCTGAACGCCGGCAGACCCGCCGCTTTACGACGTGCCAGCGCTTCAACCACCACGCCCGGCGCTGATTTAGGCTGATGCGGGTTTTGCAGGTCAGCCGCGATAAGCGGATGATCGAGCATCAGTTGGCCGGTGGCCGGAGAGTGGCAGTAGCCTTTCTCAGTGATCGTCAGGGAGACAATCGCCACCTGCGGTTCACACATTTTTGCCAGCACGGTTTCCAGACCATCAACCTGGGCGTGCAGCGCTTCTTTGACCACGCCCACCACGCGGGCAGTCCATGCATCCGCGGACATTTCCGCCACGGTGTATAAATTGTCCTGATGATTCAGGTCGGCAATCTGCTGCTCACCGCCGATCAGGTTAACTTCGGTATACCCCCAATCGCTGCCGTGCTCAGCGGCAAGGATATCGGCATAAACAGCCTGATGTGCGCGGTGGAATGCGCCGAAGCCCAGGTGCACAATACGTGGCACCAGTTTGCTGCGATCGTAGGTCGGGAGAGTCGCCTTCGCGGTTAATAGCATATTCTGCATCTTTTTTACTCACTGTAGAGAATGTTGATTGCCATACTAGATTAACGAGTTCATCAAGCGAGATTTTGATTTGCATTAATTTATTGGCGATTGGTATGACATGATTTTCAAGCTGTGTGACAGCATCAGCAAAAGTCAGCGGCCGTTGCTGATGCTGTCACGGCGGGCGGTTAGTTTACGCGCGCTGGGCGGCGGTATGTGCTGTCGGTTTTCTGCGGCACATTCCAAAGGTCGTCATAGGAATAGCCGGTCAGGTCTTCCACAATATGCCGCGTTTCCGGCGTCACATCTTGTTTTGCCCCATTCGCCTTCAGACGTTCAACTTCATCAACGAAAATCTTATGCGTGCGTTTATTCAGGCGGAACGTCACCGCCTGCCACAATGCGATGACCAGCAAACCGGCGGTACCGATAAACAGCAGCATGGCAATGGTATTGACCGCACTCTCCGGCTGCACCTGGCTGCCCTTGACGAAGCCCCCTTCCTGCAGCATCACGCCGACGATGAACGTCGCAATCGCAACGGTCGTTTTACGCGAGAACGTCATGACCGCAGCGAACAGCCCTTCACGGCGCTGACGGGTGATCATTTCATCAATATCCGGGATAAACGGGAACACGTTCCACGGCGTAAATTCCAGCACGCAGCGGCCAACCTGATACAGCGCGGCCAGTACGACCAGAATCGTCACCTTATTGTCAGTCGGGAACTGGTAAACCATAAACAGCCCGGCCAGGCATAGCATCATCAGGGTATAGGCAAAAACGTACAGTCGTGACGGCCCGAACTTAATGATTGCCACCCCCGCCAGCAGCGTGACCGGCAGGCCGACGATACTCATCGACAGCAGCGTGCCGGACAGCGATGGCGACACGTTCAGGCAATATACACAGAAGAAAACAAAGACCGTGTTATAGACATCTTTTGCCGTAAAGGAGAACAAATAGATAGCCAGATGTTTACGGAAAGCGCGAACTTTCAGCGTCGAGTAATACTCTTTGAACAGTTTGCCCGTGGCGGCTACTTTCGCTGCAAAGGTGGTCGGCTGATGATCTTTTTCCAGCTCGGCCAGCATTTCCGGCGTGAGTTCACGCTCCCAGGTGACTTTCCAGGAGATGAAGACGCAGAACATAAACAGCACTGCAAATACAACGCCATTAATAAAATAAGCGTTTGGATCGTGCTCGCCAAAGTGGCTAATCAGCAGGCCAGGAATAAAGGTCGCCAGGAAAGTACCGGAAGCCGACAGGAACATCCGGCAGGTCGAGAGCTTAGTACGCGAGTTAAAATCTTTGGTCATCTCCGACGGCAGCGTCTCCCACGGGATCAGCACCATTGCCGCAATAATTTCAAAGGCAAGATACACAGCGAGGTAGAACCAGAAGCTCATCCCGGTAATCCACAGCAGAATGTACACCAGCATCAGCGGTGCGCCGATCAGTAAGAAGAAACGGCGGCGGCCAAAGCGTTTGCCTAAGCGGTTTTTATAGAAATGGTCGGTGAAACTGCCCATAAACAGGCTGACGATAGCATCAACGATACGAGCAATCGCTACAATTGAAGCGGCTTCAACCGGCGACAAACCGACAAAGGTTGTATAAAAGAATAAAAGCCAGGCGCCAATAACGGTAAACGCACCGCCCCCCATAATATCTGTTAAGCCATAACCAATGCTGACTGGAATTGTTATTTTTCTATTAGTACGAGACATGTTCTACCCTCATGTAAGGAAGGACGTTAGAATCTAAAATAGTTCACTGCATTATCGTGACAAATATTCTTAACCATCCGCGTTAATATCCTCTCATCATCAGGAATTTCACCACGGTCAACCCAACTACCTATTAAATTACAAAGAATACGCCGGAAATAATCGTGACGAGGATAAGACACCAGGCTACGTGAATCCGTCAACATGCCAACGAAGTGCATTAATAAACCCTGATCGGCCAGGCTATTCAGCTGGTTTTCCATTCCCCGGCGTGTATCGTTAAACCACCAGCCGGAACCAAACTGCATCGGAGATTTGACACCGTCATCCGCCGACTGGAAATTAGCGATAGTTGTCGCAACAATATCGTTATAACTGGCGTTCAGATTATAAATTATGGTCTTCGGCAGACCGCTATTCTGCGCCATCGCATCCAGCAGGCGATTGAGACCCGAGGCCAGATGATGCTGGTCGGCAATGGAATCAAACCCGGTGTTAATGCCAAGCTGCGCATGCATTTTGCCGTTATTGTTGCGAATAGCGCCAAAATGCACCTGCATCGCCCAGCCGCGCTGTTTATACTCTTTCGCCAGCATCACCAGCATAGCGCTATTGAGTTGTACGGTTTCCCGCTCGCTTAGCTGCATACCGCGGCATTTCTGGCTAAAAAGCGTATTAATCGTTTCCGCATCGGCAGCAAGATACGCAATGCTGACCGGCCCGTGGTCGGAGATGCGACAGCCCACTTCGTGAAACACCTCAATACGCTGCGCCATCGCAATGGCAAAATCGTTAAAGGAGCGAATCGACTGTCCGGTAGCCAGCGCGAGCTTGTCAATAAAGCGGCAAAATGCCTGGGAATCTTCGGTAAAAATATCATCCGGACGGAACGTAGGCAGTACCCTGGTCGTGAAACTCGGGTCCTGCTGTAGCCGTCGATGATATTCCAGCGTATCCAGCGGCGCATCGGTGGTGCAAATAACTTCAACGTTGGAGCGAGAAATTAAATTACGTGGTTTAAAATCGTCGCCGGAAATTAAACCATTACAATGCTGCATAATTTCCTGCCAGTTATCACTAGACAGCATTTCATTACAGGAAAAATACTGGCTTAACTCTAAATGCGTCCAGTGATATAACGGATTACCAAAAGCGGCTTCGACGGTTTCCGCATAGGCCTTAAATTTTTCTTCCGGCGTAGCATCACCGGTTATATACTTCTCGGCAATTCCATTTGCGCGCATCGCTCGCCATTTATAGTGGTCGCCAGCCAACCACAGCTGGGTGATATTTTCGAAATTTTTATTTTCGTAGATTTCTTTTGCATCAAGGTGACAGTGATAGTCGATGATCGGTAATTTTGCAGCAACGTCTTTATATAACCGAACACCGACTTCACTATCGATCATGAAACGATCGTTAATGAAGTCCATGTTTATTCTCTTGTTAAGATAAAGCTTACTTTACTGATTCCGGGGGATTACCAGTTCCACAGCGTGCCGTCTTCAAGACGAGCTACCGGTAAATATGCAGGGTCATACGGATATTTTGCCGCCAGTTTTTCATCAAACTCGATGCCTAAACCGGGTTTATCACCTGGGTGCATATAGCCGTTATCGAAGGTCCAACTGTGCGGGAAGACTTCCAGCATCTGCTCGGAGTAGCCCATATATTCCTGCACGCCAAAGTTGGGTACCCACAGATCGAAGTGCAGCGCCGCGGCCATACACACCGGAGAAAGATCGGACGGGCCGTGTGAGCCGGTACGCACCTGGTAAAGCGAGGCAAAATCGGCGATGCGGCGCATACCGGTGATGCCTCCCGCGTGGGTAATCGTGGTGCGGATGTAGTCGATAAGCTGCTCTTCGATCAGCTGCTTGCAATCCCAGATGCTATTAAAGACTTCACCTACCGCAATCGGCGTCACAGTGTGCTGGCGAATCAGACGGAAGCACTCCTGGTTCTCCGCTGGTGTTGGGTCTTCCATCCAGAACAGACGGTAATCTTCAACGCTCTTACCAAAGCGTGCGGCCTCAATTGGCGTCAGGCGGTGGTGCATGTCATGCAGCAGATGTTCGTTAAAGCCAAACTGGTTACGAACGGCATCAAACAGCTTCGGCGTAAAGTCGAGGTATTTTTCCGTTGACCACAGCTGTTCCTCCGGCCACAGACCCTTGGTCGCCGGTTCGTATGCCTGCCCTTTTCCTTTTGCCATCCCGTAGGTGGTTTTCATGCCCGGTACGCCGCACTGAACGCGTATGGCCTTGAAGCCCATCTCTTTATGACGTGCATAATCTTCCAGCACTTCATCAATCGTGTGGCCGGTGGTGTGACAGTAAAC from Klebsiella sp. WP3-W18-ESBL-02 includes the following:
- the uxaC gene encoding glucuronate isomerase; this encodes MDFINDRFMIDSEVGVRLYKDVAAKLPIIDYHCHLDAKEIYENKNFENITQLWLAGDHYKWRAMRANGIAEKYITGDATPEEKFKAYAETVEAAFGNPLYHWTHLELSQYFSCNEMLSSDNWQEIMQHCNGLISGDDFKPRNLISRSNVEVICTTDAPLDTLEYHRRLQQDPSFTTRVLPTFRPDDIFTEDSQAFCRFIDKLALATGQSIRSFNDFAIAMAQRIEVFHEVGCRISDHGPVSIAYLAADAETINTLFSQKCRGMQLSERETVQLNSAMLVMLAKEYKQRGWAMQVHFGAIRNNNGKMHAQLGINTGFDSIADQHHLASGLNRLLDAMAQNSGLPKTIIYNLNASYNDIVATTIANFQSADDGVKSPMQFGSGWWFNDTRRGMENQLNSLADQGLLMHFVGMLTDSRSLVSYPRHDYFRRILCNLIGSWVDRGEIPDDERILTRMVKNICHDNAVNYFRF
- the manD gene encoding D-mannonate dehydratase ManD — encoded protein: MKIVGAEVFVTCPGRNFVTLKITTDSGLIGYGDATLNGRELSVASYLKDHLCPQLVGRDAHRIEDIWQFFYKGAYWRRGPVTMSAISAVDMALWDIKAKAAGMPLYQLLGGASREGVMVYCHTTGHTIDEVLEDYARHKEMGFKAIRVQCGVPGMKTTYGMAKGKGQAYEPATKGLWPEEQLWSTEKYLDFTPKLFDAVRNQFGFNEHLLHDMHHRLTPIEAARFGKSVEDYRLFWMEDPTPAENQECFRLIRQHTVTPIAVGEVFNSIWDCKQLIEEQLIDYIRTTITHAGGITGMRRIADFASLYQVRTGSHGPSDLSPVCMAAALHFDLWVPNFGVQEYMGYSEQMLEVFPHSWTFDNGYMHPGDKPGLGIEFDEKLAAKYPYDPAYLPVARLEDGTLWNW
- a CDS encoding MFS transporter — translated: MSRTNRKITIPVSIGYGLTDIMGGGAFTVIGAWLLFFYTTFVGLSPVEAASIVAIARIVDAIVSLFMGSFTDHFYKNRLGKRFGRRRFFLLIGAPLMLVYILLWITGMSFWFYLAVYLAFEIIAAMVLIPWETLPSEMTKDFNSRTKLSTCRMFLSASGTFLATFIPGLLISHFGEHDPNAYFINGVVFAVLFMFCVFISWKVTWERELTPEMLAELEKDHQPTTFAAKVAATGKLFKEYYSTLKVRAFRKHLAIYLFSFTAKDVYNTVFVFFCVYCLNVSPSLSGTLLSMSIVGLPVTLLAGVAIIKFGPSRLYVFAYTLMMLCLAGLFMVYQFPTDNKVTILVVLAALYQVGRCVLEFTPWNVFPFIPDIDEMITRQRREGLFAAVMTFSRKTTVAIATFIVGVMLQEGGFVKGSQVQPESAVNTIAMLLFIGTAGLLVIALWQAVTFRLNKRTHKIFVDEVERLKANGAKQDVTPETRHIVEDLTGYSYDDLWNVPQKTDSTYRRPARVN